One part of the Haemophilus parainfluenzae genome encodes these proteins:
- a CDS encoding excalibur calcium-binding domain-containing protein yields MKKFILILTALSLAFSTATFAKSKKADAEQFSCSDGKRTCKDMDNCDDAKFHLRECGMHKLDRDHDGVPCESICG; encoded by the coding sequence ATGAAAAAATTTATCCTAATTCTAACCGCACTTTCCCTTGCTTTCTCAACAGCAACTTTTGCAAAAAGTAAAAAAGCAGATGCAGAACAGTTTAGTTGTAGTGATGGAAAACGCACTTGTAAGGACATGGATAATTGCGATGATGCTAAATTCCATTTAAGAGAGTGCGGCATGCACAAACTCGACCGTGATCACGATGGCGTGCCTTGTGAGAGTATTTGTGGGTAG
- the hemG gene encoding menaquinone-dependent protoporphyrinogen IX dehydrogenase, whose translation MKTLILYSSCDGQTKKIAEFMAQYLEGEVVVSPLMEEQDLQFFDRVIIGASIRYGHFNKQLYHFVEHHHELLNAKSAVFFGVNLTARKEGKDTPEENVYVRKFLQRIKWTPAKVGVFAGALLYPRYKWIDRVMIQLIMKITGGETDSTKEIEYTDWGKVKAFAESLNS comes from the coding sequence ATGAAAACATTAATTTTATATTCAAGCTGTGATGGACAAACTAAAAAGATTGCTGAGTTTATGGCTCAGTATCTTGAAGGAGAAGTGGTGGTTTCACCGTTAATGGAGGAGCAGGATCTTCAATTTTTTGATCGGGTGATTATTGGAGCATCCATTCGTTATGGTCATTTTAATAAACAGTTATACCATTTTGTTGAACACCATCATGAATTGCTGAATGCAAAAAGTGCGGTCTTTTTTGGCGTAAATTTAACAGCGAGAAAAGAAGGGAAAGATACGCCAGAGGAAAATGTCTATGTGCGTAAGTTCCTTCAACGCATAAAATGGACTCCGGCAAAAGTTGGCGTATTTGCAGGTGCATTGCTATATCCACGCTATAAATGGATTGATCGAGTCATGATCCAATTGATTATGAAAATTACAGGTGGTGAAACGGATTCGACCAAAGAAATTGAATATACCGATTGGGGAAAAGTAAAGGCATTTGCAGAAAGCCTGAATTCGTAG
- a CDS encoding TrkH family potassium uptake protein, which translates to MHILSIIRIIGILIMCFSGTMLIPAFVALIYGDGGGKAFMQAFVLSFTVGTLFWWPCHHHKQELRSREGFLIVVAFWFVLGGLATLPLLLFDSPHLTVASAVFEAFSGLTTTGATVMTGLDNLPKAILFYRQFLQWLGGMGIIVLAIAIIPLLGIGGMQLYRAEMSGPMKDQKIRPRIAETAKALWFIYFFLTISCALAYWLAGMTPFDAITHSFSTVSIGGFSTHDASIGYFNSSAINFITVIFLWISACNFALHFRAFSTLGRENILKIYTKDPEFRFFMSIQILLIVVCTLVMISHQYFDSSWQDFEQVVFQAVSISTTTGYSTSNFAEWPSFVPMLLIIASFIGGCAGSVGGGLRVARILVLYLQGARELKRFVHPNLVYPIKWGKNVLDERVIGSIWAFFSAYLLVFTICLLSVIACGVEPFDAFNAVLASINNLGPGLGSVSSNMTAMPDSAKWVLTIAMVCGRLEIFTLLALFTPAFWKA; encoded by the coding sequence GTGCATATTTTATCCATTATTCGGATTATCGGCATTTTGATCATGTGCTTTTCCGGCACGATGCTGATTCCAGCCTTTGTGGCGCTTATTTATGGTGATGGTGGCGGTAAAGCATTTATGCAAGCTTTTGTATTAAGCTTCACTGTGGGAACGTTGTTTTGGTGGCCTTGTCATCATCATAAGCAAGAATTGCGCTCTCGAGAAGGTTTTTTAATTGTAGTGGCGTTTTGGTTTGTCTTAGGTGGGCTAGCAACCTTGCCATTGTTGTTATTTGATTCACCTCATTTAACGGTGGCTTCTGCCGTATTTGAGGCGTTTTCTGGGTTAACAACCACGGGTGCCACAGTCATGACTGGATTAGATAATTTACCGAAAGCTATTTTATTTTACCGCCAATTTTTGCAATGGTTAGGTGGTATGGGGATCATTGTGCTGGCGATTGCAATCATTCCTCTATTGGGGATTGGCGGAATGCAGTTGTATCGTGCAGAAATGTCTGGACCCATGAAAGATCAGAAGATACGACCAAGGATAGCAGAAACAGCAAAGGCGCTATGGTTTATTTATTTCTTTTTAACCATATCCTGCGCCTTGGCTTATTGGTTAGCGGGTATGACACCATTTGATGCGATTACACATAGTTTTTCGACGGTATCCATTGGCGGCTTTTCTACGCATGATGCCAGTATCGGCTATTTTAATAGCTCGGCGATTAATTTTATCACGGTTATTTTCTTGTGGATTTCGGCTTGTAACTTCGCATTGCACTTCAGAGCATTTTCGACTTTAGGACGCGAAAATATTTTGAAGATTTACACAAAAGATCCAGAATTCCGCTTCTTTATGAGTATTCAAATCTTGCTTATCGTGGTTTGTACATTGGTGATGATAAGCCATCAATATTTTGATTCCTCATGGCAAGATTTTGAGCAAGTCGTATTCCAAGCTGTATCGATTTCAACCACAACAGGCTACTCCACATCGAATTTCGCTGAATGGCCTTCTTTTGTGCCGATGTTATTAATTATTGCCTCTTTTATTGGTGGCTGTGCAGGTTCAGTGGGTGGCGGTTTGCGTGTTGCACGGATTTTAGTGCTATATCTTCAAGGTGCAAGAGAACTGAAACGATTTGTACATCCTAATTTAGTGTATCCAATTAAATGGGGTAAAAATGTCCTTGATGAACGAGTGATTGGGAGTATTTGGGCCTTTTTCTCTGCGTATCTATTGGTATTCACTATTTGTTTATTAAGTGTGATTGCATGTGGTGTCGAACCTTTTGATGCCTTTAATGCGGTATTAGCAAGTATTAATAACCTTGGACCAGGATTAGGTTCAGTAAGCAGCAATATGACAGCGATGCCAGATAGTGCTAAATGGGTACTCACCATTGCGATGGTATGCGGTCGTTTAGAAATTTTCACATTATTGGCGCTCTTCACACCAGCGTTTTGGAAGGCATAA
- a CDS encoding YigZ family protein, translating into MAEYFIPKSAVIFEEEIKKSRFITYLQHTEGLEQAKAFWAAIKTQHPNARHHCWAAVAGKPTDSQQLGFSDDGEPAGTAGKPMLSTLQGSQVGEISAVVVRYYGGILLGTGGLVRAYGNGVQQALKLLETERKVERQLFQVHCDYAQLNWIQILCEQHQIEIYQQDFQVQIALQLGISEGQIKPFEQALIERSAGTLKLEEMN; encoded by the coding sequence ATGGCTGAATATTTTATCCCCAAAAGTGCGGTCATTTTTGAAGAAGAAATTAAGAAAAGTCGCTTTATTACGTATTTACAACATACGGAAGGGCTTGAGCAAGCTAAAGCTTTTTGGGCTGCAATTAAAACACAGCATCCTAATGCTCGCCATCATTGTTGGGCGGCGGTGGCCGGTAAACCGACTGACTCACAACAATTAGGTTTTTCCGATGACGGAGAACCAGCTGGAACGGCAGGAAAGCCAATGCTATCCACTTTGCAAGGTAGTCAAGTTGGTGAAATTAGTGCCGTTGTTGTTCGTTATTATGGGGGCATTTTATTAGGCACGGGTGGTTTAGTTCGTGCTTATGGAAATGGTGTGCAACAAGCTTTAAAATTATTAGAAACTGAACGAAAAGTAGAACGCCAGTTATTCCAAGTGCATTGTGATTATGCACAATTAAATTGGATTCAAATTTTATGTGAACAACATCAAATTGAAATTTATCAACAAGATTTTCAAGTGCAGATTGCATTACAGTTAGGCATTAGTGAAGGTCAAATTAAACCTTTTGAACAAGCATTAATTGAGCGTTCGGCAGGAACGTTGAAATTAGAAGAAATGAATTAA
- the tusA gene encoding sulfurtransferase TusA: MTEMTVDKTLDTVGLRCPEPVMLVRKNIRHMNEGEVLLILADDPATTRDIPSFCQFMEHTLLASETQNTPFKYWVKKGQ; this comes from the coding sequence ATGACTGAAATGACTGTTGATAAAACCCTTGATACCGTTGGTTTACGTTGTCCTGAACCCGTGATGCTCGTGAGAAAAAATATTCGTCATATGAACGAAGGTGAAGTGCTGCTTATTTTGGCAGACGACCCAGCCACGACTCGCGATATTCCCAGTTTCTGCCAATTTATGGAACATACTCTTTTAGCGAGTGAAACCCAAAACACACCTTTCAAATACTGGGTGAAAAAAGGTCAATAA
- a CDS encoding RsiV family protein — protein MKKTLISALILTALFTVTGCEDKEAKAKIEQQTQTIAQLTAENTQLKAEKEKVEKVIPAIIAQDDVIFDKEETIKYPKSPKEDEYVPVEGKLHYSISTLKTNIEWLDTLLLEQISKNADGKPRSREQLIADYQKAYDEAKKEMLESPIIGVDETLDLAFNHQRGKLAVFLINYYSYGGGAHGVGGDHYLNIDLETKKRLSFDDVFKPNQQAKLKEMLWERYTRYGEVKDEEAFTSKDAFEVTDNFYLDHDGIHFVYNVYEIASYAEGPQELVIEWWNAPALLKPEFIQKKYYPVSSNTAE, from the coding sequence ATGAAAAAAACACTGATTTCAGCCTTAATTTTAACCGCACTTTTTACTGTAACAGGTTGCGAAGATAAAGAAGCGAAAGCAAAAATTGAGCAACAAACACAGACTATTGCGCAACTGACGGCAGAAAATACACAATTAAAAGCTGAAAAAGAAAAGGTGGAGAAGGTTATTCCAGCAATTATTGCTCAAGATGATGTGATTTTTGATAAAGAGGAAACCATCAAATATCCTAAATCGCCCAAAGAAGATGAATATGTGCCTGTAGAAGGTAAACTTCATTACAGCATTTCGACACTAAAAACGAATATTGAATGGTTAGATACACTACTTTTAGAACAAATTTCCAAAAATGCTGACGGTAAACCAAGAAGCCGTGAGCAGCTTATAGCAGATTACCAGAAAGCATATGATGAAGCTAAGAAAGAGATGTTGGAATCCCCAATAATTGGTGTTGATGAAACCTTAGATTTAGCATTTAATCACCAAAGAGGTAAGCTTGCTGTATTTTTAATAAACTATTACAGCTATGGTGGTGGCGCTCATGGCGTTGGGGGGGATCATTATCTTAATATTGATTTAGAAACAAAAAAACGACTTTCATTTGATGATGTGTTTAAACCAAATCAGCAAGCTAAATTAAAAGAGATGCTTTGGGAACGTTATACTCGATATGGTGAGGTAAAAGATGAGGAAGCATTTACATCAAAAGACGCTTTTGAAGTGACCGATAATTTCTATTTAGATCATGATGGGATTCACTTTGTGTATAACGTGTATGAAATTGCGTCTTATGCAGAAGGACCGCAGGAGCTTGTGATTGAGTGGTGGAATGCCCCTGCTTTATTGAAGCCTGAATTTATTCAGAAAAAATATTACCCCGTTTCGAGTAATACGGCAGAATAA
- the selB gene encoding selenocysteine-specific translation elongation factor: MIIVTSGHVDHGKTALLQALTGTNTAHLPEEKKRGMTIDLGYAYLPLKEKVLGFIDAPGHEKFLANMLAGLGGVHYAMLIVAADEGIAAQTKEHLAILRQLQFTEIMVVITKADRATDEQIEALKTQIQTDYPFLAESHYFITSAQTGLGINALRDYLANLPELAEIDKPFRYAIDRVFSVKGAGTVVTGTAFAGTVAIDDELFLSTGQKVRVKNIHAQNTPSEKGLAGQRLALNLNVDLDRTPMQRGDWLLASEPLEPTDRITIEITPEVNLKDSQPVHIYHAASRTTGKLTLLESKNVMKNDRTLAEVILEQPLFLAFGDKLILRSGDAKALIGGAKVLEIHSPKRYKRTEARLAFLAKLNQAQTATQRIGLTLQKEAISAQALMWSEQLTENQLAEVLAENGDIHFQNWCFNRDYQREKTQQILTALATYHEQHNDQLGLSKARLYRIATLNQPENLIYHFIEEMLDEGQLQQTRGWLHLPSHKIQFSAEEQSLWQAVLAEFEKAHGQAIWVRDMATALSQDESAMRNFMYKAGKLGYLTPIVKDRFFLTESIYAYARLIKQIAGEEGKIAVNELRDKLNFGRKLTVQLMEYFDRTGFLRRKGNDHILRDKDTFDL, translated from the coding sequence ATGATCATAGTAACATCAGGGCACGTCGATCATGGTAAAACAGCCCTTTTGCAAGCGCTGACAGGCACAAATACTGCCCATTTGCCGGAAGAAAAAAAACGTGGCATGACCATTGATTTAGGGTATGCCTATTTGCCTTTAAAAGAGAAAGTACTCGGGTTTATTGATGCGCCTGGCCATGAAAAGTTTCTCGCCAATATGTTGGCGGGGCTTGGTGGTGTGCATTATGCGATGCTCATTGTTGCTGCAGATGAAGGAATTGCCGCACAAACTAAAGAACACTTAGCGATTTTGCGTCAGCTTCAATTTACTGAAATCATGGTAGTGATTACCAAGGCTGACCGAGCAACAGATGAGCAAATCGAGGCATTAAAAACACAAATTCAGACGGATTATCCATTCTTAGCTGAATCTCATTATTTTATTACATCGGCACAAACAGGCTTAGGGATTAATGCGTTACGCGATTATTTGGCCAATTTACCTGAATTAGCTGAAATAGATAAACCGTTCCGTTACGCCATCGACCGTGTTTTTAGCGTGAAAGGGGCGGGGACAGTGGTAACAGGGACAGCATTTGCGGGAACGGTGGCCATTGATGATGAACTCTTCCTTTCTACGGGACAAAAGGTTCGCGTAAAAAATATTCATGCTCAGAATACACCGAGCGAAAAAGGTTTGGCTGGTCAACGCTTAGCGCTCAATTTAAACGTTGATTTAGATCGTACTCCAATGCAGCGCGGCGATTGGTTGTTAGCCTCAGAACCACTTGAGCCGACCGATCGTATTACCATTGAAATTACACCTGAAGTGAATTTGAAAGACAGTCAGCCAGTGCACATTTATCATGCGGCAAGCCGTACGACGGGTAAGCTCACCTTGCTTGAAAGCAAAAATGTAATGAAAAATGACCGCACTTTGGCAGAAGTTATTTTAGAACAGCCATTATTTTTAGCTTTTGGGGATAAATTAATTTTACGTAGTGGTGATGCGAAAGCGTTAATTGGTGGTGCCAAGGTACTCGAAATTCATTCACCAAAACGTTATAAGCGCACAGAGGCTCGCTTAGCGTTCTTGGCTAAACTTAATCAGGCTCAAACTGCCACACAACGCATCGGATTAACCTTACAAAAAGAGGCGATTTCAGCTCAAGCTTTAATGTGGAGTGAGCAACTAACTGAAAATCAGCTGGCTGAAGTATTAGCTGAGAATGGCGATATCCATTTCCAAAATTGGTGTTTTAATCGCGATTATCAACGTGAAAAAACGCAGCAAATTTTGACCGCACTTGCTACCTATCATGAGCAACATAATGATCAGCTAGGTTTGAGTAAGGCCCGCTTATACCGTATTGCGACACTAAACCAACCGGAAAATCTGATTTATCATTTTATTGAAGAAATGCTTGATGAAGGCCAATTGCAGCAGACTCGTGGTTGGTTACATTTGCCTTCACACAAAATCCAATTTTCAGCCGAAGAGCAAAGCTTATGGCAAGCGGTGTTAGCTGAATTTGAGAAAGCGCATGGTCAAGCCATTTGGGTGCGAGATATGGCAACCGCCTTGTCGCAAGATGAAAGTGCGATGCGTAATTTCATGTATAAAGCAGGTAAGTTGGGCTATCTCACCCCAATTGTAAAAGATCGATTTTTCCTGACTGAGAGCATTTATGCTTATGCTCGCTTAATTAAGCAAATAGCAGGTGAAGAAGGTAAGATTGCGGTAAATGAATTACGTGACAAGCTTAATTTTGGTCGAAAACTGACCGTACAGTTAATGGAGTATTTTGACCGTACTGGCTTTTTACGCCGCAAAGGCAATGACCATATTTTACGTGATAAAGATACATTTGATTTATAG
- the selA gene encoding L-seryl-tRNA(Sec) selenium transferase: MTALFQQLPSVDKFLKTPEGEMLLTEFGHSAVVRELRQLLSDGREFIKQHKNLPHFFADHLSTLHHLQHRLTQQNHVQIKSVHNLTGTVLHTNLGRALWSESAQQAALHAMKGNVALEYDLEEGKRSHRDNYISELLAQLTGAEAACIVNNNAAAVLLMLATFAKDREVIISRGELIEIGGAFRIPDIMAQAGCKLVEVGTTNRTHLKDYRQAINENTAFLMKVHCSNYHISGFTASVSEQELVDLGREFDIPVITDLGSGALIDLSQYDLPNEPTVQEKVAQGVNLVSFSGDKLLGGTQAGIIVGKKEWIAQLQAHPLKRVLRCDKVILAGLEATLRLYLQPEKLTETLPTLHLLTQSMDVLKEKAEQLKACLVNRLKDYQVEIEESVAQIGSGSQPMATIPSLAVTIAEKTEAKLTALLAVFKALEQPIIGRVEKGKIWLDLRSVADFKALLDTVEKL, encoded by the coding sequence ATGACCGCACTTTTTCAACAACTTCCTTCGGTAGATAAATTTTTAAAAACACCAGAAGGTGAAATGCTTTTAACTGAATTTGGTCATTCAGCTGTCGTGCGTGAATTACGCCAATTATTATCTGATGGGCGCGAGTTTATCAAACAGCATAAAAATTTACCGCACTTTTTTGCCGATCATCTAAGTACATTACATCATTTACAGCATCGCTTGACTCAACAAAATCATGTACAAATTAAATCAGTCCATAATTTAACGGGAACGGTATTACACACAAATTTAGGACGAGCATTATGGTCTGAAAGCGCACAACAGGCAGCGCTTCATGCGATGAAAGGTAATGTTGCGTTAGAATATGATTTGGAAGAAGGCAAACGCAGTCATCGGGATAATTATATTAGTGAACTACTTGCACAACTCACAGGTGCAGAAGCTGCTTGTATCGTTAACAATAATGCTGCAGCTGTACTCTTGATGTTGGCCACCTTTGCTAAAGATAGAGAAGTCATTATTTCTCGTGGTGAGTTAATTGAAATCGGTGGTGCATTTCGCATTCCAGATATTATGGCTCAAGCAGGCTGTAAACTTGTTGAAGTGGGGACAACAAACCGCACACATTTGAAAGATTATCGTCAAGCAATCAATGAAAATACCGCTTTCTTAATGAAAGTACATTGCAGTAATTATCATATTAGTGGGTTTACCGCTTCGGTTTCAGAACAAGAATTGGTTGATCTTGGACGAGAATTTGATATTCCAGTGATTACGGATCTTGGTAGTGGGGCATTGATTGATCTAAGCCAATATGATTTACCGAATGAGCCAACGGTGCAAGAAAAAGTCGCACAGGGCGTAAATTTGGTGTCATTCTCAGGCGATAAATTATTGGGCGGAACACAAGCTGGTATTATTGTCGGTAAAAAAGAGTGGATTGCTCAGTTACAAGCTCATCCATTAAAGCGCGTATTACGTTGCGATAAAGTGATTTTAGCTGGGCTTGAGGCAACATTACGCCTTTATCTCCAACCTGAAAAACTTACTGAGACATTGCCAACTTTACATTTGCTCACCCAATCAATGGATGTATTAAAAGAAAAAGCCGAACAACTTAAAGCCTGTTTAGTAAACCGCTTAAAAGATTACCAGGTTGAGATTGAAGAAAGTGTTGCTCAGATTGGGAGTGGTTCTCAACCGATGGCGACGATTCCTTCTCTCGCGGTGACGATTGCAGAAAAAACAGAGGCAAAATTGACCGCACTTTTAGCAGTATTCAAAGCGTTAGAACAGCCGATAATCGGCCGCGTTGAGAAAGGAAAAATTTGGTTAGATTTACGTAGCGTGGCTGACTTTAAGGCATTATTAGATACGGTGGAAAAATTATGA
- the tuf gene encoding elongation factor Tu, whose amino-acid sequence MSKEKFERTKPHVNVGTIGHVDHGKTTLTAAITTVLAKHYGGAARAFDQIDNAPEEKARGITINTSHVEYDTPTRHYAHVDCPGHADYVKNMITGAAQMDGAILVVAATDGPMPQTREHILLGRQVGVPYIIVFLNKCDMVDDEELLELVEMEVRELLSQYDFPGDDTPIVRGSALQALNGVAEWEEKILELANHLDTYIPEPERAIDQPFLLPIEDVFSISGRGTVVTGRVERGIIRTGDEVEIVGIKPTTKTTVTGVEMFRKLLDEGRAGENIGALLRGTKREEIERGQVLAKPGSITPHTDFESEVYVLSKEEGGRHTPFFKGYRPQFYFRTTDVTGTIELPEGVEMVMPGDNIKMTVSLIHPIAMDQGLRFAIREGGRTVGAGVVAKIIK is encoded by the coding sequence ATGTCTAAAGAAAAATTTGAACGTACAAAACCGCACGTAAACGTGGGTACAATCGGCCACGTTGACCACGGTAAAACAACTTTAACAGCAGCAATCACAACCGTATTAGCAAAACACTACGGTGGTGCAGCTCGTGCATTTGACCAAATTGATAACGCGCCAGAAGAAAAAGCGCGTGGTATCACCATCAACACCTCACACGTTGAATACGATACTCCAACTCGCCACTACGCACACGTTGACTGCCCAGGACACGCGGACTATGTTAAAAACATGATTACCGGTGCGGCGCAAATGGACGGTGCTATTTTAGTAGTAGCAGCGACAGATGGTCCTATGCCACAAACTCGTGAGCACATCTTATTAGGTCGCCAAGTAGGTGTACCTTACATCATCGTATTCTTAAACAAATGCGACATGGTAGATGACGAAGAGTTATTAGAATTAGTAGAAATGGAAGTTCGTGAACTTCTTTCTCAATATGATTTCCCAGGTGACGATACGCCAATCGTACGTGGTTCTGCATTACAAGCATTAAACGGCGTAGCAGAATGGGAAGAAAAAATCCTTGAGTTAGCAAACCACTTAGATACTTACATTCCTGAGCCAGAGCGTGCAATTGACCAACCGTTCCTTCTTCCAATCGAAGACGTGTTCTCAATTTCAGGTCGTGGTACAGTAGTAACAGGTCGTGTTGAGCGTGGTATCATCCGCACTGGTGATGAAGTTGAAATCGTTGGTATCAAACCAACAACTAAAACAACTGTAACGGGTGTTGAAATGTTCCGTAAATTACTTGACGAAGGTCGTGCAGGTGAGAACATTGGTGCCTTATTACGTGGTACAAAACGTGAAGAAATCGAACGTGGTCAAGTATTAGCGAAACCAGGTTCAATCACGCCACACACTGATTTCGAATCAGAAGTTTACGTATTATCAAAAGAAGAAGGTGGTCGTCACACTCCATTCTTCAAAGGTTACCGTCCACAGTTCTATTTCCGTACAACTGACGTAACGGGTACAATCGAGTTACCAGAAGGCGTGGAAATGGTAATGCCTGGTGATAACATCAAAATGACAGTAAGCTTAATCCACCCAATTGCGATGGACCAAGGTTTACGTTTCGCAATCCGTGAAGGTGGCCGTACAGTAGGTGCTGGTGTTGTTGCGAAAATCATCAAATAA
- the fusA gene encoding elongation factor G has translation MARTTPIERYRNIGISAHIDAGKTTTTERILFYTGVSHKIGEVHDGAATMDWMEQEQERGITITSAATTAFWSGMSQQFQQHRINVIDTPGHVDFTVEVERSMRVLDGAVMVYCAVGGVQPQSETVWRQANKYQVPRIAFVNKMDRTGANFLRVVDQLKTRLGANAVPLQLPIGAEESFTGVVDLIKMKAINWNEADQGMTFTYEDIPADMQAACEEWRQNLVDAAAEATEELMEKYLGGEELSEEEIKAGLRQRVLANEIILVTCGSAFKNKGVQAMLDAVVEYLPAPTDIPAIKGINPDETEGERHASDDEPFSSLAFKIATDPFVGNLTFFRVYSGVINSGDTVLNSVRQKRERFGRIVQMHANKREEIKEVRAGDIAAAIGLKDVTTGDTLCAIDAPIILERMEFPEPVISVAVEPKTKADQEKMGLALGRLAQEDPSFRVHTDEESGETIISGMGELHLDIIVDRMKREFKVEANIGKPQVSYRETIRTRVNDVEGKHAKQSGGRGQYGHVVIDLYPLDPEGPGYEFVNEIKGGVIPGEYIPAVDKGIQEQLKSGPLAGYPVVDLGVRLHFGSYHDVDSSELAFKLAASLAFKAAFAKANPVLLEPIMKVEVETPPEYVGDVIGDLSRRRAMVNGQEANEFVVKIDAEVPLSEMFGYATDLRSQTQGRASYSMEPLKYAEAPTSVAAAVIEARKK, from the coding sequence ATGGCTCGTACAACCCCTATTGAAAGATATCGTAATATCGGTATTAGTGCGCACATTGATGCTGGTAAAACTACTACCACTGAACGTATCTTATTCTACACTGGTGTAAGTCACAAAATTGGTGAAGTACACGATGGTGCAGCGACAATGGACTGGATGGAACAGGAACAAGAACGTGGTATTACCATTACCTCTGCGGCAACTACCGCATTCTGGTCTGGTATGTCACAACAGTTCCAACAACACCGTATCAACGTTATCGATACCCCGGGACACGTAGACTTTACTGTTGAAGTAGAACGTTCTATGCGTGTTCTTGATGGTGCGGTAATGGTTTACTGTGCGGTTGGTGGTGTTCAACCTCAGTCTGAAACTGTATGGCGTCAAGCTAACAAATATCAAGTTCCACGTATCGCGTTTGTAAACAAAATGGACCGTACTGGTGCTAACTTCTTACGTGTTGTTGATCAACTTAAAACTCGTTTAGGTGCTAATGCTGTTCCTCTTCAACTTCCAATCGGTGCAGAAGAAAGCTTCACTGGTGTTGTTGATTTGATCAAAATGAAAGCGATCAACTGGAATGAAGCAGACCAAGGTATGACTTTCACTTATGAAGATATTCCTGCAGATATGCAAGCAGCTTGTGAAGAATGGCGTCAAAACCTTGTTGATGCAGCAGCTGAAGCAACTGAAGAATTAATGGAAAAATATCTTGGTGGTGAAGAGTTAAGCGAAGAAGAAATCAAAGCAGGTCTTCGTCAACGCGTATTAGCAAACGAAATCATCTTGGTAACTTGTGGTTCTGCATTCAAAAACAAAGGTGTTCAAGCAATGCTTGATGCGGTTGTTGAATACTTACCAGCACCGACTGATATTCCAGCAATCAAAGGTATCAATCCAGATGAAACTGAAGGTGAACGTCACGCAAGCGATGATGAGCCATTCTCTTCATTAGCATTCAAAATTGCAACTGACCCATTCGTAGGTAACTTAACCTTCTTCCGTGTGTACTCAGGTGTAATTAACTCTGGTGATACCGTATTAAACTCTGTACGTCAAAAACGTGAACGTTTTGGTCGTATCGTACAGATGCACGCTAATAAACGTGAAGAAATCAAAGAAGTTCGTGCGGGCGATATCGCTGCAGCAATCGGCTTAAAAGATGTAACTACGGGTGATACATTATGTGCTATCGATGCACCAATCATCCTTGAGCGTATGGAATTCCCAGAGCCAGTAATCTCTGTAGCAGTAGAACCTAAGACTAAAGCTGACCAAGAAAAAATGGGTCTTGCATTAGGTCGTCTTGCTCAAGAAGACCCTTCATTCCGTGTTCACACTGATGAAGAATCTGGTGAAACCATTATTTCTGGTATGGGTGAGTTACACTTAGATATCATCGTTGACCGTATGAAACGTGAGTTCAAAGTGGAAGCTAACATCGGTAAACCACAAGTATCTTACCGTGAAACTATCCGCACTCGTGTTAACGATGTGGAAGGTAAACACGCAAAACAATCTGGTGGTCGCGGTCAATATGGTCACGTTGTTATCGACTTATATCCATTAGATCCAGAAGGTCCTGGTTACGAATTTGTAAACGAAATCAAAGGTGGTGTAATCCCTGGTGAATACATTCCTGCGGTTGATAAAGGTATCCAAGAACAGCTTAAATCTGGTCCGTTAGCGGGTTACCCAGTAGTCGATCTTGGTGTACGTTTACACTTCGGTTCATACCATGATGTTGACTCATCTGAATTAGCGTTTAAATTAGCCGCTTCTTTAGCATTTAAAGCAGCATTCGCTAAAGCAAACCCAGTTCTACTTGAGCCAATCATGAAAGTTGAAGTAGAAACTCCACCTGAGTATGTTGGTGATGTAATCGGTGACTTAAGCCGTCGTCGTGCTATGGTTAACGGTCAAGAAGCGAACGAATTCGTTGTTAAAATCGATGCAGAAGTTCCACTTTCTGAGATGTTCGGTTATGCAACAGACTTACGTTCACAAACTCAAGGTCGTGCATCATACTCAATGGAACCGTTAAAATATGCTGAAGCCCCAACAAGTGTTGCTGCTGCAGTAATTGAAGCGCGTAAAAAATAA